A stretch of Desulfotalea psychrophila LSv54 DNA encodes these proteins:
- a CDS encoding ABC transporter ATP-binding protein codes for MKKDTLVSIQNVVKHFDISGGLLEQIRFKNNKFVREQSVVHALNGVSLDIGRGKTVSVVGESGCGKSTLARCVIRLYEPNGGQIIYDGKRIDNLSHKHMAPYRTRMQMVFQDPYSSLNPRMSVAQILEEPIRFHNRSYTAGDVTDKVAEVMQQVGIDPLWRKRFPHEFSGGQRQRIAIARALAVDPEFIVADEPIAALDVSIQAQVLNLLMDLQQERGLTYMFISHDLSVVEHISNEVAVMYLGTLCEFAETENLYSNPRHPYTRALLSAIPQFGQKGFQHLRLQGDVPTPIDLPSGCVFHGRCPYADKRCRTEMPIIRRLDCGSQVACHGVEEGRI; via the coding sequence ATGAAAAAAGATACTCTTGTTAGCATCCAAAACGTAGTCAAACACTTTGACATCTCAGGTGGTTTGCTTGAACAGATACGTTTTAAAAATAATAAATTCGTTCGTGAACAGAGCGTAGTTCACGCTCTCAACGGGGTGAGCCTCGATATTGGTCGTGGCAAGACAGTCAGCGTTGTTGGTGAATCCGGTTGTGGCAAATCCACCCTGGCTCGATGCGTTATTCGCCTCTATGAGCCAAATGGTGGTCAGATCATCTATGATGGCAAGCGGATAGACAACCTCAGTCACAAGCATATGGCGCCCTACCGAACACGAATGCAGATGGTCTTTCAGGACCCCTACTCCTCGCTCAATCCCCGCATGAGCGTTGCCCAGATACTTGAAGAACCGATCCGTTTTCACAATCGCTCCTACACTGCAGGCGATGTCACCGATAAGGTTGCAGAGGTTATGCAGCAGGTGGGAATTGATCCGCTCTGGCGTAAACGTTTCCCCCATGAATTTTCAGGTGGACAGAGGCAACGCATTGCCATTGCCCGGGCCCTGGCCGTTGATCCTGAGTTCATTGTGGCCGATGAACCCATTGCCGCCCTCGATGTCTCTATCCAGGCCCAGGTACTCAACCTCCTCATGGACCTTCAGCAGGAGCGGGGACTGACCTATATGTTTATCAGTCACGATCTCTCTGTGGTAGAGCATATTTCCAATGAGGTGGCAGTAATGTACCTCGGCACTCTCTGTGAATTCGCCGAGACCGAAAACCTCTACTCCAATCCACGTCATCCCTACACCCGAGCCTTGCTCTCAGCAATTCCGCAATTTGGCCAGAAGGGTTTTCAGCATCTGCGCCTGCAGGGCGATGTACCAACCCCCATAGACCTGCCATCCGGTTGTGTTTTTCATGGAAGGTGTCCCTATGCGGATAAACGATGTCGAACCGAAATGCCCATCATCAGACGACTCGACTGCGGATCACAGGTCGCCTGTCATGGCGTTGAAGAAGGAAGAATCTAA
- the yciA gene encoding acyl-CoA thioester hydrolase YciA codes for MEEQPYAPAGELLLRTLAMPSDTNPNGDIFGGWIMSQMDIAGGILAKEISCARTVTVAVDSIVFIKPVSVGDVVCCHGKVIHIGTTSMKINLEVWTKKTSASGTAHAHERFLVTKAAFTYVAIDAMGKKQVIDKESPCFQEFMQNLPL; via the coding sequence ATGGAAGAACAGCCCTATGCCCCCGCTGGTGAATTACTGCTACGCACTCTGGCCATGCCCTCTGACACAAACCCCAATGGTGACATCTTCGGTGGTTGGATTATGTCACAGATGGATATTGCCGGTGGTATTTTAGCCAAGGAGATCAGCTGTGCCCGTACAGTCACAGTTGCCGTAGACAGTATCGTTTTCATTAAACCGGTAAGCGTCGGCGACGTAGTCTGCTGCCATGGCAAGGTAATTCATATCGGCACCACATCGATGAAAATAAATTTGGAGGTCTGGACAAAAAAGACCTCCGCATCCGGTACAGCCCACGCCCATGAACGTTTTTTAGTTACCAAGGCAGCCTTTACCTATGTGGCCATCGATGCCATGGGAAAAAAGCAGGTCATTGACAAGGAGAGTCCCTGCTTTCAGGAGTTTATGCAAAATCTCCCCCTATAA
- a CDS encoding efflux transporter outer membrane subunit, protein MIPPKEAHHQQLLTPEEIGIRAEMQIRTCRWWEDFRDPQLNTLIEMGLRQNLNLQQVSYRLSLAKQQVLLNQAGQKVQANLKLNGGGLAAKGDFPSQNSAFALALPMVGYNLDFWGKIENRVLAASNREKAAQVNVTQARLALAVSIAQSYLNLQNNRQQKQVLHRMITNQKAAEEIIVGSVKRGFLPYEELLQSQSYSHLLRAELTGAKAQEILAKNQIALYLARTTEQLAPLVDGKLTLIAPLQEVLSIPMNLLARRPDIQGKKWIVQAYAAEIKVARTAFYPDFNLMLGGAFLAMTNIHPDKLSLLSGSIATSLPLYDGGLRDAGLSIANIMYDRAVLDYNQSLLGAVREASDAIILLKTSQEQEMLTGISTEKQRQAYDIARKKYQRGISPYLLMNQAESRWQQTFLNLIKTETATLQSQLRLIMALGGGYSPKAATEK, encoded by the coding sequence ATGATCCCCCCAAAAGAAGCCCACCACCAACAGCTACTTACCCCAGAAGAAATTGGTATAAGAGCTGAAATGCAGATCAGAACCTGCCGCTGGTGGGAAGATTTCAGAGACCCTCAACTCAACACCCTGATAGAGATGGGCCTCCGGCAAAACCTCAATTTACAGCAGGTGAGTTATCGCCTCTCATTGGCCAAGCAACAGGTTCTTCTCAACCAGGCAGGACAAAAGGTGCAGGCCAACCTTAAACTGAACGGTGGTGGCCTTGCTGCCAAGGGAGATTTTCCCAGTCAAAATTCAGCATTTGCCCTGGCCCTGCCCATGGTTGGCTACAACTTAGATTTTTGGGGCAAGATAGAGAACAGGGTACTTGCGGCAAGCAACAGAGAGAAGGCCGCTCAGGTAAATGTCACCCAGGCCAGGTTGGCCCTGGCCGTCTCCATCGCCCAGAGCTATTTAAACCTACAGAACAATCGGCAACAAAAGCAGGTCCTGCATAGGATGATAACAAACCAGAAGGCAGCAGAGGAGATTATCGTAGGGAGCGTAAAAAGAGGTTTTCTCCCCTACGAAGAGTTACTGCAGAGCCAAAGCTATAGCCACCTTCTCAGGGCAGAACTGACAGGAGCTAAAGCCCAAGAAATACTTGCAAAAAATCAAATAGCACTCTACCTGGCCAGAACAACAGAACAACTCGCCCCCCTGGTAGATGGAAAACTTACCCTCATAGCACCGCTGCAAGAGGTTCTATCCATCCCCATGAATCTGCTGGCAAGACGCCCCGACATTCAGGGCAAAAAATGGATTGTGCAGGCCTATGCCGCCGAGATAAAGGTGGCACGGACTGCCTTCTATCCCGATTTTAACCTTATGCTTGGCGGGGCTTTTCTGGCAATGACCAACATACATCCAGACAAGCTCTCCCTTCTCAGCGGATCAATTGCCACCAGCCTCCCCCTCTATGATGGTGGCCTTCGAGATGCGGGTCTCTCTATTGCCAATATAATGTACGACAGAGCCGTACTTGACTATAACCAATCCCTGCTCGGAGCCGTACGCGAGGCATCCGATGCCATTATTTTACTCAAGACAAGCCAAGAGCAAGAGATGCTCACCGGCATCTCAACCGAAAAGCAGAGGCAGGCATATGATATTGCCAGAAAAAAATATCAGCGGGGAATTAGTCCATATCTCCTGATGAACCAGGCAGAGAGCAGATGGCAGCAAACCTTCCTCAATCTTATTAAAACAGAGACAGCAACACTGCAGAGCCAATTACGCCTTATCATGGCTCTGGGCGGCGGTTACAGCCCAAAAGCTGCTACGGAGAAATAA
- a CDS encoding HlyD family secretion protein, with protein sequence MPTTSQENKPKRNLLIAIFLIAIAIGIVIWIFLSQRQQESTDDAYVIGNTIIISSKIAGTVQKISVSNTEFVDQQQILIELEQNDLLIQEKIAEANLTRIVRTVKSQYLTTGQLKDNIRATDFKIAELEADLARRAGGDLDGTVTLENLQHMGQAIKIARAQRDSARQGLEAKQTIFPGEELQNNPEIKLATAHLQEIYLARINSTIIAPMHGLIANRSIQAGERISPGQPLMAVIPLDNVWVVANFKETQLGDIRIGQAVELISDIYGKKLPFEGIIAGIGAGTGSAFSAIPAENATGNWIKIVQRVPVKIFISPDQIKKHPLRIGMSMTVRVDTKDQEEKSFQHIQQHDDISAIYQSHRQLAEQQARDFLNTLLIHNNK encoded by the coding sequence ATGCCCACAACATCACAGGAAAATAAGCCAAAAAGAAACCTCCTTATAGCTATTTTTTTAATAGCCATCGCAATCGGCATCGTCATATGGATTTTTCTCTCACAGAGACAACAGGAATCAACCGACGATGCCTATGTTATAGGCAACACCATCATTATCAGCTCCAAAATTGCCGGAACGGTGCAAAAGATCTCTGTCTCCAACACAGAGTTTGTCGATCAACAACAAATTCTTATCGAGCTTGAGCAAAACGATCTCCTCATACAGGAAAAAATAGCTGAGGCCAATCTGACCAGGATTGTGCGCACGGTCAAGAGCCAGTACCTTACCACCGGCCAACTTAAAGACAATATAAGGGCCACGGATTTTAAAATTGCCGAACTTGAGGCCGATCTGGCCAGACGGGCAGGCGGAGATCTTGATGGCACCGTCACTCTGGAGAACCTACAACACATGGGACAGGCAATCAAAATTGCCAGGGCCCAACGTGACAGTGCCCGCCAGGGACTAGAGGCAAAACAGACCATTTTTCCAGGCGAAGAGCTACAAAACAACCCTGAAATCAAACTGGCCACCGCTCACCTGCAAGAGATCTATCTGGCAAGGATAAACAGCACCATCATTGCCCCAATGCATGGCCTCATAGCCAACAGGAGCATTCAGGCCGGCGAAAGGATCTCTCCCGGACAGCCTCTGATGGCCGTCATCCCCCTTGATAATGTCTGGGTGGTAGCAAATTTCAAGGAAACTCAGCTCGGAGATATCCGCATCGGCCAAGCCGTAGAACTTATCTCCGATATCTATGGCAAGAAGCTCCCATTTGAGGGCATTATTGCAGGCATCGGTGCTGGAACCGGTAGCGCATTTTCAGCAATCCCTGCCGAGAACGCCACGGGCAACTGGATTAAAATAGTGCAGAGGGTACCCGTCAAAATCTTCATCAGCCCGGATCAAATCAAAAAGCACCCCCTACGGATAGGCATGTCGATGACAGTAAGGGTAGATACTAAAGATCAAGAGGAGAAGAGCTTTCAGCACATTCAACAGCACGATGACATCTCCGCGATCTATCAAAGCCATAGACAACTGGCCGAGCAACAGGCCAGAGATTTTCTTAATACCCTCCTTATCCATAACAATAAATAA
- a CDS encoding DHA2 family efflux MFS transporter permease subunit, which yields MANSPQSTQWLQGIKLTAATFSLAMAAFMMVLDTTIANVAVPTIAGNVGVSVDQGTWVITAFGAANAISMPLTGFLSHRFGEVRLFLFAVIGFTLTSFLCGTATSMESLVIYRILQGAVSGSIAPLSQSLLLRCYSKEKRGTALALWTLTIIVAPIVGPILGGYLTDNYHWSWIFFINVPIGIFVLISCSMLLKGKETTRSRPSIDYIGIGLLVFAAGSLQMLLDLGKQHDWFQSTFIIGLGLVALVSWGVMIIWEYYHDNPVVNVRLFKNRNFSLAVLIMGLGYGIYFGSSVLLPLWLQGVMGYTATWAGLATSPSGILAVVSAPMMAYLTRKVDLRLILTYAFVNFAIVGFWRANFSLDNSFFIIFLPQLVVGAATMPFLVPLQRMIIDGLPSSQIATAVALSSFFRTLSGSFSSSVVTTAWDDRMTFHYARIAENFTVYNQYSMGYLRDVHGNISLMSKIIMRQAYMLSTVDLFWATGVICLCLVPIIWLTKPINIEIE from the coding sequence ATGGCCAACTCCCCCCAGAGCACGCAGTGGCTACAGGGCATTAAGCTTACTGCCGCAACATTTTCCCTGGCCATGGCCGCCTTTATGATGGTACTGGATACCACCATTGCCAACGTCGCCGTCCCCACCATTGCCGGTAATGTGGGAGTCTCGGTAGATCAGGGCACCTGGGTCATTACCGCCTTTGGAGCAGCAAATGCGATCTCCATGCCCCTCACCGGCTTCCTCAGTCACCGATTCGGCGAGGTGCGCCTCTTTCTCTTCGCCGTCATAGGCTTCACCCTCACCTCTTTTCTCTGTGGAACGGCAACCAGCATGGAATCGCTGGTTATCTATCGCATTCTCCAAGGCGCAGTATCGGGCTCTATAGCCCCCCTCTCCCAGAGCTTACTACTCCGTTGTTACTCCAAAGAGAAGAGAGGGACAGCCCTGGCCCTATGGACCCTAACCATTATCGTCGCCCCCATTGTCGGCCCCATCCTCGGCGGCTACCTCACCGACAATTACCACTGGTCATGGATATTTTTTATCAATGTACCCATTGGTATTTTTGTCCTTATCTCCTGTAGCATGCTGCTCAAGGGAAAGGAAACTACCCGTAGCCGCCCAAGCATCGATTACATAGGTATAGGCCTATTGGTCTTTGCCGCTGGTAGCCTGCAGATGCTACTTGATCTGGGCAAACAGCACGACTGGTTCCAATCCACATTTATCATAGGCCTTGGCCTTGTTGCCCTTGTCTCCTGGGGAGTGATGATCATTTGGGAGTATTACCACGACAACCCAGTGGTTAATGTCAGGCTCTTTAAAAACCGTAATTTTTCCCTGGCCGTTCTTATTATGGGTCTGGGTTACGGCATATACTTTGGTTCATCGGTACTCCTGCCCCTCTGGTTACAGGGAGTCATGGGATATACGGCAACATGGGCAGGACTTGCCACCTCTCCCTCCGGAATCCTCGCCGTGGTTTCCGCACCCATGATGGCCTATCTGACAAGAAAAGTTGATCTCCGTCTTATCTTAACCTATGCCTTTGTTAACTTTGCCATAGTCGGTTTTTGGCGGGCAAATTTTTCTCTCGACAACTCCTTTTTCATCATCTTCCTGCCCCAGCTGGTGGTGGGGGCTGCAACCATGCCCTTTCTTGTCCCCCTGCAGAGAATGATCATAGACGGTTTACCCTCTTCACAGATTGCCACAGCAGTTGCCCTCTCCAGTTTTTTTAGAACACTTTCAGGCAGTTTCTCGTCTTCCGTGGTCACCACCGCCTGGGACGACAGAATGACATTTCACTATGCAAGAATCGCTGAAAATTTCACCGTCTACAACCAGTATTCAATGGGCTACCTCAGAGATGTACATGGCAATATATCTCTTATGAGTAAGATAATTATGCGCCAGGCCTATATGCTCTCCACGGTGGATCTCTTCTGGGCAACTGGCGTAATCTGCCTCTGCCTTGTCCCCATAATATGGCTGACTAAACCAATAAATATAGAGATAGAGTAA
- a CDS encoding DUF4198 domain-containing protein codes for MKKAFTSLTFFCATLLFLSSANAHEFIVKPVQFNVPVDHKLPFNVISCHAFMISEEAEAINQVEVALIKGDKKTKLSLQKNDTLLTLDGTADIKEAGTSILVGHRHGITWTQTTTGWKQASKKKCKGVISSGKYEKFCKTLINAGKADNGYSQILGQQLEIVPISNPAKAIVGKEMSFQILADGKPLSTKVYATYDGFSNRVNTYAYFTETDDSGIAHVQITHAGTWMLRVEHIDDKATADYDKHILRAVLVFSVTR; via the coding sequence ATGAAAAAGGCTTTCACCTCACTCACTTTTTTTTGTGCTACTCTGCTCTTCCTCTCATCTGCAAATGCCCATGAATTTATTGTAAAACCTGTTCAGTTCAATGTTCCCGTCGACCATAAACTACCCTTTAATGTCATCTCCTGTCATGCCTTCATGATCAGTGAAGAGGCAGAGGCAATCAACCAGGTTGAAGTTGCCCTGATTAAAGGCGACAAAAAAACAAAACTGTCACTACAAAAAAATGACACCCTCCTCACTCTGGATGGTACCGCCGATATCAAGGAGGCTGGCACATCCATACTTGTTGGCCATCGCCATGGTATTACCTGGACCCAAACAACAACAGGATGGAAACAGGCGAGTAAAAAGAAGTGCAAAGGAGTTATCTCCAGCGGTAAATATGAAAAATTCTGCAAAACACTTATCAATGCCGGCAAGGCAGATAATGGTTATAGCCAGATTCTCGGACAACAACTTGAAATAGTACCAATCTCAAATCCTGCTAAGGCTATTGTCGGCAAAGAGATGTCCTTCCAAATTTTAGCTGACGGCAAGCCACTTTCCACAAAAGTTTATGCCACCTATGATGGATTTAGTAACAGAGTAAACACCTATGCCTACTTCACCGAAACCGATGATAGCGGCATAGCCCATGTCCAGATCACTCACGCGGGGACATGGATGCTTAGGGTTGAGCATATAGATGATAAGGCTACAGCGGATTACGACAAACATATACTACGGGCTGTTCTCGTTTTCAGTGTAACAAGATGA